From a single Natronocella acetinitrilica genomic region:
- a CDS encoding SUF system Fe-S cluster assembly regulator, with protein sequence MLRINRETDYATAILSLMARQPQERYSAAWLSSKRSLPAPVVSKILKQLVRAEVLVSHRGAKGGYSLARPAEDISIAAVINAIEGPIALTDCIEGGNAACQYSAHCAVSHNWSRINDVFQTALEAVSLKDMSAPLPAEHPSLRALGERVKTAVS encoded by the coding sequence ATGTTACGGATTAATCGCGAAACGGATTACGCCACCGCCATCCTCAGCTTGATGGCGAGACAGCCGCAGGAGCGCTACAGCGCGGCGTGGTTGTCGTCGAAGCGCTCGCTGCCGGCCCCGGTTGTCAGCAAGATTCTCAAGCAACTGGTGCGGGCGGAGGTGCTGGTTTCCCATCGAGGAGCCAAGGGCGGTTACAGTCTGGCCCGTCCGGCGGAAGATATTTCCATCGCCGCCGTGATCAACGCCATCGAAGGACCGATTGCCCTCACCGATTGCATCGAGGGGGGCAATGCGGCGTGCCAGTACAGTGCTCATTGCGCCGTGAGCCACAACTGGTCACGCATCAACGATGTTTTCCAGACCGCTCTGGAGGCGGTCTCCCTGAAAGACATGAGCGCCCCCTTACCTGCGGAGCATCCGAGTCTTCGTGCCCTGGGTGAGCGGGTCAAAACGGCTGTTAGCTAG
- a CDS encoding nucleoside recognition domain-containing protein, with product MNVVFLVIVLTAFLTAAWRELRHDPADGDSPMQALTTAMVDSAGGAVELAIGLVGVMTLFLGLMKIAEQGGLLVILAKLIRPVMVRLFPEVPANHPAMGAMILNFSANALGLGNAATPFGIRAMQELDKLNPHKGTATNSMALFLAINTSSITLLPTGVIALRAAAGSSEPAAILPTTLFATVCATTVAIMAALLYARWFPVRPLPIAEQPQAQDTGAAQTDAEKAESTEQDALPTESGEAYPGWVSALALLGVLGLIPLSILYGRIIAPWIIPGLMVGFLLFGVSRGVRIYEVFVDGAKEGFQVALRIIPYLVAILVAVGMFRASGAMEAMVGYIGGFTASLGMPAEALPMALLRPLSGSGAYGVMASIINDPAIGPDSYTGMLVSTLQGSTETTFYVLAVYFGAIQVRRIRHTLAAGLTADLAGIIGAVIICLLLFG from the coding sequence ATGAATGTTGTTTTCCTCGTCATCGTGCTCACCGCGTTCCTCACCGCAGCCTGGCGGGAGTTGCGGCACGATCCGGCGGATGGCGACTCGCCCATGCAGGCGCTCACCACGGCCATGGTGGATTCCGCGGGTGGGGCGGTGGAACTGGCCATCGGGCTAGTCGGCGTGATGACGCTCTTTCTCGGTCTGATGAAGATCGCCGAGCAGGGCGGTCTACTTGTCATACTGGCCAAGTTGATTCGTCCGGTGATGGTACGTCTGTTCCCGGAAGTGCCGGCGAACCATCCCGCCATGGGCGCGATGATTCTCAACTTCTCCGCGAATGCCTTGGGCCTGGGGAACGCAGCGACGCCCTTTGGCATTCGAGCCATGCAGGAACTGGACAAGCTGAACCCTCACAAGGGCACTGCCACCAATTCCATGGCGCTGTTTCTCGCCATCAACACTTCCAGCATCACCCTGTTGCCCACTGGTGTCATCGCGCTTCGGGCCGCGGCGGGTTCCAGCGAGCCGGCGGCCATCCTGCCCACCACGCTGTTTGCCACCGTCTGTGCCACCACCGTGGCCATCATGGCTGCGCTGCTCTATGCCCGCTGGTTCCCGGTGCGTCCGCTTCCCATCGCGGAGCAGCCGCAGGCGCAGGATACCGGGGCCGCGCAGACTGACGCCGAAAAGGCCGAGAGCACCGAACAGGACGCCCTGCCAACGGAATCCGGCGAGGCCTATCCGGGCTGGGTATCGGCGCTTGCGTTACTGGGGGTGCTCGGCCTCATACCGCTGTCCATACTCTATGGCCGAATCATCGCGCCCTGGATCATCCCCGGCCTGATGGTGGGCTTTTTGCTGTTCGGTGTGTCGCGCGGGGTGCGCATCTATGAGGTCTTCGTGGATGGCGCCAAGGAGGGCTTCCAGGTGGCCTTGCGCATCATCCCGTACCTGGTCGCCATTCTGGTTGCCGTGGGGATGTTTCGTGCCAGCGGCGCCATGGAGGCCATGGTCGGTTACATCGGCGGCTTTACCGCCTCGCTGGGGATGCCCGCCGAGGCACTGCCCATGGCGCTGCTGCGTCCCCTTTCGGGGTCCGGTGCTTATGGGGTCATGGCCTCCATCATCAACGACCCGGCCATCGGGCCGGACAGCTATACCGGCATGCTGGTCAGTACGCTGCAGGGCTCCACGGAGACCACTTTCTACGTGCTTGCGGTATACTTCGGCGCGATTCAGGTACGGCGCATCCGTCACACCCTCGCGGCGGGGCTCACCGCGGATCTCGCGGGTATCATCGGGGCGGTGATTATCTGCCTGCTTCTGTTCGGTTAG